In the Deltaproteobacteria bacterium GWA2_45_12 genome, one interval contains:
- a CDS encoding valine--tRNA ligase, which translates to METKELDKIYEPHTVEDRWIEFWLQNNLFAPDFSKSPKGTFSIVIPPPNVTGSLHMGHALNSTLQDILVRYHRMNGENVLWVVGTDHAGIATQNVVEKQLHAEGKNRHDLGREKFVERVWKWKTESGGTIISQLKRLGASCDYKNERFTMDEGLSTAVKKVFVQLYKEGLIYRGERLINWCPRCHTALSDLEVEHSESQGSLWHIKYPIVRAPLGAPSITGATSSAPTLIVATTRPETLLGDTAVAVNSNDERYKDWIGKKVKLPLTNREIPVIADDYVDKEFGSGVVKITPAHDFNDFLVGNRHGLEHINILTIDGKINDKGGAYAGLTTAQARQKVVEDLEAQELLEKIEPYKNKIGHCYRCRTVVEPFLSFQWFVSTKPLAEKAIAAVKNGESRFVPQHWEKTYFNWMENIQDWCISRQIWWGHQIPAWYCEKGGRGDPCDRPGQIQDSPLHNCPPIVSETPPKKCSTCGSTQLTQDPDVLDTWFSSALWPFSTLGWPWNGEHPPEAGRQGSPLQQFYPTSVLVTAFDIIFFWVARMMMMGIHFMGKVPFKDIHIHALVRDPTGAKMSKSKGNVVDPLVMMHKYGTDAFRFTLAAFAAQGRDIKLDEARIEGYRNFCNKIWNASRFALMNAAPFISGENDFKTVEPKEDLNRWILVELSRTIRKVSEKIKAYEFNQAAQALYQFFWMKFCDSYVELSKEIFRGENIAAKKETAATIYFVLDTSFKLLHPFMPFITEEIWQILVDRKGKSIALASFPVAWDLKKEDKKAWEKIELLNATLSSIRSIRQETGLPLAQEISIEIKTTETNLAKYEEIVGMIMKLGKLGKVGTRTGNMTESAALVGIENGYIAIPLAANGIDRAKETERVQKKLGRVLADIKQLELRLNDPKFMENAEADLITEKRLTLTQAKELEKVLKTEIDLLNK; encoded by the coding sequence ATGGAAACAAAGGAACTCGACAAAATATACGAACCCCATACCGTTGAAGATCGCTGGATTGAGTTTTGGCTTCAAAACAATCTTTTTGCTCCCGATTTTTCAAAAAGCCCCAAGGGCACCTTTAGCATTGTCATTCCTCCGCCCAATGTGACCGGCTCTTTGCATATGGGGCATGCCCTTAATTCAACCCTTCAGGACATTCTTGTGCGCTACCACCGCATGAACGGCGAAAATGTGCTCTGGGTCGTTGGCACCGACCATGCCGGCATTGCCACACAAAACGTGGTGGAAAAACAATTGCATGCCGAAGGAAAAAACCGCCATGACCTGGGCCGTGAAAAATTCGTGGAGCGCGTTTGGAAATGGAAAACCGAATCCGGCGGCACCATTATCAGTCAACTCAAAAGACTGGGCGCTTCCTGCGACTATAAAAACGAGCGTTTTACGATGGATGAAGGGTTGTCAACGGCCGTTAAAAAAGTTTTTGTGCAGTTGTATAAAGAAGGGCTGATTTATCGGGGGGAACGCCTCATCAATTGGTGCCCCCGATGCCATACGGCCCTTTCGGATTTGGAAGTGGAACATTCAGAATCGCAGGGGAGTTTGTGGCATATTAAATATCCGATTGTACGGGCGCCCCTTGGCGCGCCCTCAATTACGGGCGCAACAAGCAGCGCCCCTACCCTCATCGTCGCGACAACACGGCCTGAAACCCTTTTGGGAGATACCGCCGTCGCTGTTAATTCCAACGATGAACGTTACAAAGATTGGATTGGTAAAAAGGTGAAACTTCCCTTAACCAACCGTGAGATTCCCGTCATTGCCGATGATTATGTCGACAAAGAATTCGGCAGTGGCGTTGTCAAAATCACACCGGCCCATGATTTCAACGATTTTCTGGTAGGCAACCGCCATGGGTTGGAACACATCAATATTTTAACTATTGACGGAAAGATCAATGACAAGGGCGGCGCTTATGCCGGGCTCACAACAGCCCAAGCGCGGCAGAAAGTGGTGGAAGATTTGGAAGCACAAGAATTATTGGAAAAAATCGAGCCTTACAAAAACAAGATCGGGCATTGCTATCGCTGTCGCACCGTGGTGGAACCATTTTTATCCTTCCAATGGTTTGTCAGCACAAAACCCTTGGCCGAAAAAGCCATTGCCGCAGTCAAAAACGGCGAATCCCGCTTTGTTCCCCAACATTGGGAAAAAACCTATTTCAACTGGATGGAAAATATTCAGGACTGGTGCATCTCGCGACAAATCTGGTGGGGACACCAAATTCCGGCATGGTATTGTGAGAAGGGTGGTAGGGGCGATCCTTGTGATCGCCCTGGGCAAATACAAGATTCGCCCCTACACAACTGCCCCCCCATCGTCTCCGAAACACCTCCCAAAAAATGTTCCACCTGCGGGTCCACACAATTAACCCAAGACCCCGACGTCCTTGACACCTGGTTTTCTTCCGCCCTCTGGCCCTTTTCTACCTTGGGCTGGCCATGGAATGGCGAACACCCTCCAGAGGCGGGCAGGCAGGGTTCGCCCCTACAACAATTTTATCCCACCAGTGTCTTGGTCACCGCCTTTGACATCATTTTCTTCTGGGTCGCCCGCATGATGATGATGGGTATCCATTTCATGGGGAAGGTTCCATTTAAAGACATTCATATCCATGCCCTGGTTCGCGACCCTACAGGCGCCAAGATGAGCAAGTCTAAAGGGAATGTGGTCGATCCGCTGGTGATGATGCACAAATATGGGACGGATGCGTTTCGCTTCACACTGGCCGCTTTCGCCGCCCAGGGCCGTGACATCAAATTAGATGAAGCCCGCATCGAAGGGTATCGCAATTTTTGCAATAAAATCTGGAATGCGTCACGGTTTGCGCTGATGAATGCGGCGCCATTTATTTCAGGTGAAAATGATTTCAAAACCGTGGAGCCAAAAGAAGATTTAAACCGATGGATCCTGGTGGAACTTTCAAGAACTATCAGGAAGGTCTCCGAAAAAATTAAAGCCTATGAATTTAACCAGGCAGCACAGGCCCTTTATCAATTTTTCTGGATGAAGTTTTGCGATTCGTATGTGGAACTCTCCAAGGAAATTTTTCGAGGTGAAAACATTGCGGCCAAAAAGGAAACCGCAGCCACCATCTATTTTGTTTTGGATACCTCGTTTAAGCTTTTGCATCCTTTCATGCCCTTCATCACTGAGGAGATCTGGCAGATTTTGGTGGATCGAAAAGGAAAGAGCATTGCCTTGGCATCATTCCCCGTTGCATGGGATCTCAAAAAAGAAGATAAAAAAGCTTGGGAGAAAATCGAATTACTGAATGCCACCCTGTCCTCCATCCGAAGCATCCGTCAGGAAACAGGCCTGCCACTTGCTCAGGAAATTTCGATCGAAATTAAAACCACCGAAACCAATTTGGCCAAGTACGAAGAAATTGTCGGTATGATCATGAAGTTGGGAAAATTGGGGAAAGTAGGGACCCGGACCGGCAACATGACAGAATCTGCCGCCTTGGTAGGTATTGAAAACGGCTATATCGCCATCCCCCTGGCTGCCAACGGTATTGACAGGGCCAAAGAAACAGAGCGTGTTCAAAAGAAATTAGGACGGGTTCTGGCGGATATTAAACAATTGGAATTAAGATTAAATGATCCTAAGTTCATGGAAAACGCCGAGGCCGATTTGATTACGGAAAAACGGCTGACATTAACACAGGCGAAAGAATTGGAAAAAGTTTTGAAAACGGAAATTGATCTTTTGAACAAATAA
- a CDS encoding nicotinate-nucleotide diphosphorylase (carboxylating), protein MNPSLSQIVSLALKEDVITNDITSLAIFDGKKTGRGVFLAKQDLILSGINMVREVFHQVSPSLRLETSAKDGDFIKKGKVFGKVRGKVTDILRAERVALNFLQQLSGVATLTFRFVETIKPYRARILDTRKTVPGLRMLQKQAVAHGGGQNHRLNLSDMYLIKDNHIAACGGIGAAIDKAKAHRTKFNSRTAALRGRLHPALPVEEGSMSRCQWQIKASGEHTRAPMIEAEAKNIKEVREALKHGVDILLLDNMGLAQIRKAVSLARAQQAAPLLEISGGVNLHNVRKYAATGVSRISVGALTHSAPSVDISFEVM, encoded by the coding sequence ATGAACCCATCCCTCTCCCAAATCGTCTCCCTTGCCCTCAAGGAAGATGTCATCACAAATGACATCACCAGCCTCGCCATTTTTGATGGCAAAAAAACGGGGCGGGGTGTTTTTTTGGCCAAACAGGATTTGATTCTTTCGGGAATAAACATGGTCAGGGAAGTCTTCCACCAAGTCTCTCCCTCTCTCCGCCTTGAAACATCGGCCAAGGACGGCGATTTCATCAAAAAAGGGAAAGTGTTCGGAAAAGTCCGCGGCAAAGTAACGGATATCCTGCGCGCCGAACGGGTGGCGCTTAATTTTTTGCAACAACTTTCCGGCGTGGCCACATTAACTTTTCGCTTTGTGGAAACCATCAAACCTTATCGCGCACGAATTTTGGACACGCGTAAAACCGTACCGGGGCTACGCATGCTCCAGAAACAAGCTGTTGCCCATGGCGGAGGACAAAATCATCGACTGAATCTTTCAGACATGTATCTTATCAAAGACAATCACATCGCCGCATGCGGAGGGATTGGAGCGGCCATTGACAAAGCCAAGGCCCATCGTACAAAATTTAACAGCCGCACAGCGGCGTTGAGGGGGAGGCTCCATCCGGCTTTGCCGGTGGAGGAAGGCTCCATGAGCCGCTGCCAGTGGCAGATAAAGGCGAGTGGAGAGCATACGCGAGCCCCTATGATCGAAGCCGAAGCAAAGAATATTAAGGAAGTCAGAGAAGCACTTAAGCATGGTGTGGACATTCTTTTATTGGACAATATGGGGCTGGCACAGATTCGGAAGGCGGTTTCGTTGGCAAGGGCGCAGCAAGCGGCGCCCCTACTGGAGATCTCTGGCGGTGTAAACCTGCACAATGTCCGTAAATACGCGGCCACGGGGGTTTCACGCATTTCTGTCGGAGCGTTGACACATTCTGCCCCCAGTGTTGACATCAGTTTTGAGGTAATGTAG